Proteins encoded by one window of Cuniculiplasma divulgatum:
- a CDS encoding ABC transporter ATP-binding protein: MPNAIQVENLTVGYHWENGFSIIIRDLNLSIEEGIIFGIAGESGSGKSTFAQSIYNSLRYPGEIESGRVYFKGNDLLKMSKNELRRIRAVNMTFIPQAAMNALNPVKRIGDQFNDILEAHGKNIVEFQQNIQDVLKMVRLPQEILHNYPHELSGGMRQRTVIAMALVLSPELVILDEPTTGLDVLVEHDILVDLKKIQRKKGFTMIMITHDLSILYEISDQLGMMYAGELTEYGDRESMIKSSAHPYNYLLLKSIPRIGVRKYDGIRLTGNPSNYDENFKGCQFSTRCPYKTFECELTHPELKKVPNENHYYRCLRYPDWVRDEK; the protein is encoded by the coding sequence CAATCCAGGTAGAAAATCTGACCGTTGGGTATCACTGGGAAAACGGGTTTTCAATAATTATACGAGACTTAAATCTTTCCATTGAAGAGGGCATTATCTTTGGTATAGCAGGAGAATCTGGATCAGGTAAAAGCACATTTGCCCAATCTATCTATAATTCGCTCAGGTATCCTGGAGAAATAGAATCAGGCAGGGTTTATTTTAAGGGTAATGATCTTTTAAAAATGTCAAAAAATGAATTGCGAAGGATAAGGGCTGTCAATATGACATTTATCCCACAGGCAGCAATGAATGCGCTGAATCCAGTTAAAAGAATAGGTGACCAGTTTAACGATATCCTTGAGGCTCATGGGAAAAACATTGTGGAATTTCAGCAGAACATTCAGGACGTATTAAAAATGGTAAGGCTTCCTCAAGAAATATTACATAATTATCCTCACGAGCTTAGTGGTGGAATGAGACAGCGAACAGTCATAGCAATGGCACTAGTTCTTTCTCCAGAACTTGTGATACTGGATGAACCCACCACAGGTTTGGATGTCCTTGTCGAACATGATATACTGGTTGATCTTAAAAAAATACAGAGAAAAAAAGGTTTTACAATGATAATGATCACTCATGATTTATCTATCCTTTATGAAATATCCGACCAGCTTGGCATGATGTATGCAGGTGAATTAACCGAATATGGGGATAGGGAATCTATGATTAAGTCATCTGCTCATCCCTATAATTATCTTTTGTTGAAAAGCATTCCGAGAATAGGAGTTAGGAAATATGATGGAATAAGACTAACGGGGAACCCTTCGAACTATGATGAAAACTTCAAAGGATGTCAGTTTAGTACAAGGTGCCCTTATAAAACTTTTGAGTGTGAATTGACACACCCAGAGTTAAAGAAAGTTCCTAACGAGAATCATTACTATCGCTGTTTAAGATATCCAGACTGGGTTAGAGATGAAAAATAG
- a CDS encoding TrmB family transcriptional regulator yields the protein MEEKIFEGLSKFGLTAYEIKIYEVLILKGPLNSTSIVKETGIPQPRVYDLFSSMERKGFIESSFGKRKTYKAIPVSTIMEREKKWLDTYSFNLEHFVQNKRIYNQNNGSFLSLLEGNTQVTEKMASLISHTEDELILSTSYERFKELYPYIEKLSSSNVTMCIIIFKEQRQRLTEKIDGNCFIRTMSGKPVEILISDRKSCTMKIETRERKDDLALYFEEDNFIHVVSYYFNQSLWKYADIYTDQINDNCIRFRTIWLACDIIEYYLNNGAKLKSHLECYYKDDYREIDGEIVKVEKIPFVRNTFFIRSGNEEYSVGGKTSSIEKLRMLFLKINPELL from the coding sequence GTGGAGGAAAAAATTTTTGAGGGATTATCCAAGTTTGGACTTACAGCCTATGAGATCAAAATCTATGAAGTTTTGATACTAAAGGGTCCATTGAATTCCACCAGTATTGTAAAGGAAACCGGTATACCTCAGCCCAGAGTTTATGACCTATTCAGTTCAATGGAGCGTAAGGGTTTCATTGAAAGTAGCTTTGGGAAAAGAAAAACGTACAAGGCAATACCTGTTTCAACCATTATGGAAAGAGAAAAAAAGTGGCTAGACACCTATAGTTTCAATCTTGAACATTTTGTTCAGAATAAAAGGATATATAATCAGAATAACGGATCATTTCTTTCCCTTCTAGAGGGAAATACACAGGTAACTGAAAAAATGGCATCACTTATTTCACACACTGAGGACGAACTAATTTTATCCACAAGCTATGAAAGATTCAAGGAACTTTACCCATATATTGAAAAACTGAGTTCTTCGAACGTTACTATGTGTATTATTATTTTCAAGGAGCAGAGACAGAGACTCACGGAAAAAATAGATGGTAATTGTTTTATTCGCACAATGTCAGGAAAACCGGTTGAAATTCTTATTTCGGATAGGAAATCCTGTACAATGAAAATAGAAACAAGAGAGAGGAAGGATGATTTAGCCCTATATTTTGAGGAGGACAACTTCATTCATGTAGTATCGTATTACTTTAATCAGTCATTGTGGAAATATGCAGATATATATACTGATCAGATCAACGACAACTGTATCAGATTCAGAACCATATGGCTGGCTTGTGATATAATAGAATACTATCTTAACAACGGAGCAAAACTCAAATCTCATCTTGAATGTTATTATAAGGACGATTACAGAGAAATTGATGGTGAAATAGTGAAAGTTGAAAAAATCCCATTTGTCAGGAACACTTTTTTTATAAGGTCAGGAAATGAAGAGTACTCCGTTGGGGGCAAAACTTCCTCAATTGAGAAATTGAGAATGTTATTTCTCAAGATAAATCCTGAATTACTATAA
- the bgaS gene encoding beta-galactosidase BgaS: MFPKNFKFGFSEAGFQFEMGVSDIDTNTDWYKWSHDSENIKNHIVSGDRPEEGVGYWDLYPKDHDLAEYIGMNAARIGIEWSRIFPVSTERVTVEVIEENGDILEIKITEKTIKELDLLSDKNAMQHYTNIFNDIKKRGWFLVINLFHWSLPLWINDPSNRNSEKDNALGNCMNRSSVIEFVKYAAYISYYFGSIADRFATMNEPNEVFKTCSEDKRVESYHIRMKWFVEAHARSYDAMKQFTNRQIGVIYANGDVQSFENKDPKLKEEVEYEQRYSFFDALIHGDVHWYVGACRKTNHVHGKSIRPDLSNRIDWIGVNYYSRNVVKRKEDGYENVRGLGYDTGWVSYEKSLDGRSVSETGWEIYPEGIYNIVMSYHKRYELPMMITENGMADDNDRFRPRYLVSHLKNLERAINDGAKVDGYLHWALTDNFEWGSGFSKKFGLIKVDYKTKKRYLRPSALIMKEITKHNGIPEELEWLGEDKF, from the coding sequence ATGTTTCCAAAAAATTTTAAGTTCGGTTTTTCAGAGGCTGGATTTCAGTTTGAAATGGGTGTCAGTGATATTGATACCAACACTGATTGGTATAAATGGAGTCATGATTCAGAAAATATCAAGAATCACATTGTTTCTGGAGACAGGCCAGAAGAAGGTGTTGGATACTGGGACCTGTATCCCAAAGATCATGATCTTGCAGAATACATTGGAATGAATGCAGCTAGAATAGGTATAGAATGGTCAAGGATATTTCCCGTTTCTACCGAACGTGTCACGGTTGAAGTAATAGAAGAAAATGGGGATATTCTTGAAATTAAAATAACCGAGAAAACCATAAAAGAACTGGACTTATTGAGTGATAAAAATGCAATGCAGCACTACACCAATATTTTTAATGATATAAAAAAGAGGGGATGGTTTCTTGTCATCAATCTCTTTCACTGGTCACTCCCACTATGGATAAATGATCCCAGTAATCGAAATAGTGAGAAAGACAATGCCCTCGGAAACTGTATGAATCGTAGTTCTGTTATTGAATTTGTAAAATATGCAGCCTATATATCATATTACTTTGGTTCCATAGCTGACAGATTTGCAACCATGAATGAACCAAATGAGGTATTTAAGACTTGCAGTGAGGATAAAAGAGTAGAGTCCTATCACATTAGAATGAAATGGTTTGTTGAGGCACACGCAAGATCATACGATGCAATGAAGCAGTTTACTAATAGACAGATCGGAGTGATATACGCGAATGGCGATGTACAATCATTTGAAAACAAGGATCCAAAGTTAAAAGAGGAAGTGGAATATGAACAAAGATATTCATTCTTTGATGCCCTTATTCACGGTGATGTTCACTGGTATGTGGGTGCTTGCAGAAAAACAAATCATGTTCACGGGAAATCGATTAGGCCTGATTTGAGTAATAGAATAGACTGGATTGGGGTAAACTATTATAGCAGAAATGTGGTTAAAAGAAAAGAGGATGGATATGAAAATGTTCGGGGTCTCGGATACGATACAGGATGGGTTTCATATGAGAAGTCTCTTGATGGTAGATCAGTAAGTGAAACAGGTTGGGAAATTTATCCAGAAGGAATATATAATATTGTTATGAGCTACCACAAGAGATATGAATTACCAATGATGATTACCGAAAATGGCATGGCCGATGATAATGATCGATTCAGACCCAGATATCTGGTATCGCACCTTAAAAATCTGGAGAGGGCTATTAATGATGGAGCCAAAGTTGACGGTTATCTTCACTGGGCTCTTACTGATAACTTTGAATGGGGGAGTGGTTTTTCAAAGAAATTTGGGTTGATAAAAGTAGACTATAAAACCAAAAAACGATATTTAAGACCCAGCGCACTCATTATGAAGGAAATTACAAAACACAATGGAATCCCGGAGGAACTTGAATGGTTAGGGGAGGATAAATTCTAA
- a CDS encoding CBS domain-containing protein, with product MKVGNIVQKNFKTIDQNATVFDAVKMMNENGLYGLLVTNGDNHYVGIISERSIINRFVLRNVPASEVLVKSVMRTPLPRVMGDDDVKDVASFLANSGLSRCAVFDRNDKLLGIITITDLSRHLSVQSVSEVLLSHRSRKFKFRCPVCMVGTMEPVYNAKGEITVFKCNNESCGHME from the coding sequence ATGAAAGTTGGAAATATAGTACAGAAAAACTTCAAAACAATAGACCAGAACGCTACTGTGTTCGATGCTGTCAAAATGATGAATGAAAATGGCCTATATGGACTTCTGGTTACCAATGGTGATAATCATTATGTTGGCATAATAAGTGAAAGAAGCATAATTAACAGATTTGTCCTTAGAAATGTGCCTGCATCTGAAGTTCTTGTTAAGTCAGTAATGAGAACGCCGCTGCCAAGAGTGATGGGAGATGATGATGTTAAGGATGTTGCAAGTTTTCTTGCCAATAGCGGACTAAGCAGATGTGCTGTTTTCGACAGGAATGATAAATTGTTGGGAATAATTACAATAACCGATCTCTCGAGACACCTTTCAGTACAAAGCGTTTCTGAGGTTCTACTATCGCACAGGAGCAGGAAGTTCAAATTTAGATGTCCTGTTTGTATGGTAGGAACTATGGAGCCAGTGTACAATGCAAAGGGTGAAATTACAGTCTTCAAGTGCAATAACGAAAGCTGTGGTCATATGGAGTAA
- a CDS encoding TRASH domain-containing protein, which yields MNKDAREIEQRMINILRRNSRASILELADELNISRITASKTLSNLISSGKITHFTVFTEEDQKNLVIIHLKTLENIDEELILEQFELFDGTYFVVVYYESLPKLKVADVIDIKFAREKRLNNTLGRVLNVKCDYCGKIMDKPNVVFELGGKTMYACCPNCEKDLRKRETLRIESQ from the coding sequence ATGAATAAAGATGCAAGGGAAATTGAGCAAAGAATGATAAATATACTACGAAGAAACTCAAGGGCCAGTATACTGGAACTGGCTGATGAGTTGAATATAAGTAGAATCACGGCAAGCAAAACCCTTTCTAACCTCATTAGTTCTGGAAAAATAACTCATTTTACAGTATTTACAGAGGAGGATCAAAAAAATCTTGTAATAATTCACCTTAAAACCCTAGAAAATATAGATGAAGAATTAATTTTGGAGCAATTTGAATTATTTGATGGAACCTACTTTGTTGTAGTATATTATGAATCTCTTCCGAAATTAAAAGTAGCTGATGTTATTGATATCAAATTTGCCAGGGAAAAGAGGCTGAATAATACTCTTGGTAGGGTTTTGAATGTGAAGTGTGACTACTGCGGAAAGATAATGGATAAACCAAATGTGGTATTTGAACTCGGTGGTAAAACGATGTATGCATGTTGCCCTAACTGTGAGAAGGACCTTAGAAAGAGAGAAACGCTGAGGATCGAGAGTCAGTAA
- a CDS encoding YHS domain-containing protein, whose product MAIDVICGMKVKEDTKFVSEFQGKKFYFCSESCKKEFDKNPLKHSR is encoded by the coding sequence ATGGCAATAGATGTCATTTGTGGAATGAAAGTAAAAGAAGACACCAAATTTGTTAGCGAGTTTCAGGGAAAGAAATTCTATTTTTGCAGCGAAAGTTGTAAAAAAGAGTTTGATAAGAATCCTTTAAAACATAGCAGATAG
- a CDS encoding heavy metal translocating P-type ATPase: MPTDPVCGMFVSEDSELYTDIDGKRYYFCSKSCMDRFKSPEIEARKLKRKLTVGWVFSIIIMSMMYFTSNFQYKDYILLLFAIPVQFYSGLNFYSGAAQSIKNKSSNMDLLIAIGTLTAFFFSLFVTIFPDAIHGASVYYDASSFIITLILTGTFIENLSKRRANGSAVKLLELMPDRVHVIINDKEVEKHRNEVDVGELILVKPGEIIPVDGVVRSGASEIDQSMITGEQDPVLVSKDSNIFSGSRNLNGALQVEVLKKSSDSTVNRIYDLIQGAISGRVKIQKVADTFASVFVPVVLSVGAASGLFWYFYLSSVSNGLDIEIAILAFVSVVVIACPCAIGLAGPITLLISSSVSSQNGIVVKNPSSIERMSKATTVLFDKTGTLTESQPEILGIEPQLSVDSSELISIAASMERFSTHPVGKAIYSYAVRENIPLQEVHDFMETPGTGVEGTINGIKVKVQRSKDSGISSVLVKRGDEEIGNIKLSYSIRKTAKQAVSDLKGLGLKVGMVTGDSVNEAKRVGSLLGLDLIHAELKPDEKSKVISEYQERGEYVVFVGDGINDSIALETADAGFAMSTGSDIAKDTGDIILINDDLTNVPASIVISRDTVSKVRQNIGWAIGYNTVLIPVAAGVLVPFFSLSIYSFLPILSALAMGLSSTSVVMNSLLLKGKIGKDLNAKLQKKLPEV, translated from the coding sequence ATGCCAACAGATCCTGTCTGCGGTATGTTTGTATCGGAGGACAGTGAACTTTATACAGACATTGACGGTAAAAGATATTATTTCTGTTCAAAATCATGTATGGATAGATTCAAGTCCCCAGAAATAGAAGCTCGTAAATTGAAACGTAAACTTACTGTTGGTTGGGTTTTTTCCATCATAATTATGTCAATGATGTATTTCACTTCAAACTTTCAATACAAGGATTATATCCTCTTATTATTTGCAATACCAGTTCAGTTCTATTCTGGATTGAATTTCTATTCTGGTGCAGCTCAATCAATAAAAAACAAGAGCAGCAATATGGACCTCCTGATAGCAATTGGAACATTGACCGCATTCTTTTTCTCTCTATTTGTAACAATATTTCCTGATGCTATTCATGGAGCATCCGTTTATTACGATGCTTCGTCATTTATAATTACACTTATTCTCACGGGAACATTTATAGAAAATCTGTCAAAGAGGAGAGCAAATGGATCCGCCGTTAAACTTCTGGAATTGATGCCAGACAGGGTTCATGTAATAATCAATGATAAGGAAGTTGAAAAGCACAGAAATGAAGTAGATGTTGGGGAATTAATCCTTGTAAAGCCTGGAGAGATAATCCCTGTTGATGGGGTAGTTCGTTCTGGAGCATCAGAAATAGACCAGAGTATGATTACAGGAGAACAGGACCCTGTGCTTGTTTCAAAGGATAGCAACATTTTCTCAGGGTCAAGAAACCTTAATGGAGCACTTCAAGTTGAAGTTTTAAAGAAATCTTCAGATAGTACCGTTAATAGAATATACGACCTCATTCAGGGTGCAATTTCAGGCAGGGTAAAGATTCAGAAGGTAGCAGATACATTTGCATCTGTGTTCGTACCGGTTGTTCTTTCAGTTGGAGCTGCATCAGGCTTATTCTGGTATTTCTATCTTTCAAGTGTCTCCAATGGCCTCGATATTGAGATAGCTATTCTCGCATTCGTTTCAGTTGTTGTTATAGCATGTCCCTGTGCAATAGGCCTGGCCGGTCCAATTACATTACTCATATCATCTTCCGTATCGTCACAGAACGGAATAGTGGTTAAGAACCCCAGTTCAATTGAGAGGATGTCGAAGGCAACAACTGTTCTATTTGATAAGACTGGCACACTCACAGAATCGCAACCTGAGATTCTGGGAATTGAACCACAATTATCAGTTGATTCATCTGAACTTATTTCCATCGCAGCATCCATGGAAAGATTTTCAACCCATCCAGTTGGAAAGGCGATCTATTCCTATGCGGTTAGGGAAAATATTCCCTTACAAGAAGTACATGATTTTATGGAAACTCCTGGAACTGGCGTTGAAGGTACAATTAATGGTATAAAGGTTAAGGTCCAGAGGTCTAAAGACTCAGGTATTTCGTCGGTTTTAGTAAAACGTGGTGATGAGGAAATAGGCAATATAAAATTATCCTATTCAATTAGAAAGACTGCAAAACAGGCAGTAAGCGATTTAAAAGGTCTCGGCCTTAAAGTAGGAATGGTTACCGGTGATTCCGTAAATGAGGCAAAGCGTGTTGGAAGCCTACTTGGTTTGGATCTAATACATGCAGAGCTTAAACCAGACGAAAAGTCAAAGGTTATATCTGAATATCAGGAGAGAGGAGAATATGTAGTCTTTGTTGGGGATGGAATAAACGATTCTATTGCCCTGGAGACAGCAGATGCGGGCTTTGCCATGTCAACTGGAAGTGATATTGCAAAGGATACAGGAGATATAATTTTAATAAACGATGATCTGACAAATGTTCCAGCCTCAATTGTGATCTCAAGGGATACAGTATCCAAGGTCAGACAAAACATAGGCTGGGCAATTGGATACAACACAGTATTAATTCCCGTAGCCGCTGGAGTTCTAGTTCCCTTTTTTTCCCTTTCGATATATTCTTTCTTACCAATACTCAGTGCACTGGCCATGGGTCTTAGCTCCACTTCAGTAGTTATGAATTCTCTTCTCTTAAAAGGGAAAATCGGAAAGGACCTCAATGCTAAGCTACAAAAAAAGCTACCAGAGGTTTGA